The sequence CCACTAAGGCTCATTGATGCATGTGTGGCTGGCCCGTGTGGTCTGATCCAGCAGACAAGCTACTGTAGCTCCAACGTCTGAAGAAGTAAATGCTGATAGAAAGGTGTCGTCACCTGTGTATCACAGTTTGATGCGTATGGGGCTGCATAGCCGCAGAGCAGTCAAGGTGCCCGTGCAGTTCATGATGTAAGGCCGGATGTACGTGTTCTGGTTACTTCAGTGATTATACATAAACTGCCTttgtcctttcttccttcctcacAAACATCTTAATCAGTCTGTTATTGGAAATGTTACTGTCCTAAgtgtttagaaaaaataaataactagaATTTTTACACTTTTAAGGACCTGATGCAGTTCTTCTGTAATGCATTTGCAGATTTTAAAAGTGATCaagatttttctgtttatgttgTGAATACAGAATGGGTGATTTCATTCTGAAGCTATAGAGAGAATATGAAGCTTTTCCTAATGGTGGAAATAATCCCATCTGGGCTACCTAATGTGAAAATAACCATGACAGATCAATTAAAGTAGAGTTTTGGATTTGCATGTGAAAGAAGCATCAAATGCTTCCGTGCACTGATTCACCCTCCTGGGGACCCCAACTTTGTAGAACATAATAATTTTCTGTTATGTAGTAATTCCTCTATGGTGCCATCCTTATTTTTTGAGGTCTAACAGGTGTCACCTGTCTTTCAGTGATGATGACTTTGACATGTCCAGATACTCTTCATCAGGATACTCCTCAGCCGAGGTGAGATGTCTGAGGGACCAGGTATTTATACaaatattatattgtttcacagCGCTATCTGGCAAAACCACAACCATCGCCATGTGATCACCCTCTTTCTCCTCTATCACACCAGGTCTATGTGCACATATTCATCCCTGTAAATCTTCTCCCAGTTTTTTCCTCTTCATGTAGCACATGTTCTGGTTTTAGCTGCCTGTGGCTTCCACTCATCATCGTAATAATTTGATAGTATGTTGCttcttttatgtttcatttcatttcatttgctAAATAAGAGCAAAGAAACGATCTAGTCATCAAACATAAACCCAGAGTGACCGAAAAGTGGTAGGTTGAAGCATCGCCTATTTCCCCTGGgttgaaaaaaaatttataaaagcaCTTCAGcatttaacataaataaacaacactTATTTTATTGCTCACTTTTGTAGAAAtttatgttgtttgttttattaaattaagaCAAAATTATGTCTTAAACAACACACATTTGTATCatcagcaaacaaaacaaagtaggCCCACATGTAGAATTGTGGAAACCCATTTGTGATGTTCTTTCATCAAGGTAGTTTCTGAAGTGCTTGCTACTCCTCAAAGTCCATGCTTTTCCTATTTTTTTCAGGAATATTTTGTGATCTTATTATTATAAGTAGTTAGAAGCTGTTTAATGTTTAAAGCCGTATTAGAAGCTGTTTAATGATCTGTAGACATCCCTAATGCACActgcttgtttttaaatgcagtGGCAATATCTTCTGTCTGTTTGATTAGTGCCATTGCTGTTGAACTATTtgctctgatattgtttttgccgtttatgaaaattaaaagtttaattttagggTCAACAGAGTAATAGTTAATGGTAGTAGTTATAGTTATTAGTTGAAGCATTTGACAAAACCATCTTAAACTATTTTAAAGCTCTGCcgatataattttatttttctatgtaaTTTTTCAGCAAATCAACCAGGACCTGAACATCCAGCTCCTGAAGGACGGGTACCGGCTTGATGAGATCCCAGATGACGAGGACCTGGATCTGATCCCGCCTAAAGCAGTCAACCCCACTTGCATGTGCTGCCAGGCTGCTCCCTCCGCAGCCTGTCAGATCCAGTAGCTATCCCAGTCCTCCTTCATCCCCAAATGTTCTTTTTGCCAGCTGCTGAACAAAATGGCATTGAGGAGGAAAAACTGTCAACTTGAAAACAGGCAAAGGCTAAACTAAGAGAATGTGAAACTGAATATGTGCAGTACCTGTGCATGTTCCTCCTATGGCAGGATCTGTGTGTCTTACGTCTGCAATGTTGGTTCAGCAGGGATGGATTCAACTCATGCCAGAGACCTTACCTCGAAGAAAACAATGCTACTTTTGCTTCTCCATCATTTGAGTTTTAGCTCATGCTTGGggagtttttgttttgcataaaTGATTGTGCGACGTTGCAGAAGAGGAGAATCGACAAGAAGGGATGAGAAAGAATCAGCCAAATTACTTTTAGTCATCATTACTGTCAGTGGGCTGTCCAAGCACTCCACTTCCTCTCCTGGTGTATAATGTGCGATCCATTATAATGGACTATAGTAAATTAGCAGTTTCAAGGCCATTTTAATTCCAATTCTCTCCTTTCTTTCAGCTAGTCTGCTTCCTCTTCCCTTGTATATGATTGTCAGACTCGGAAATGATGTGTGTGAGTCCGGTCATGCCCAGGAAAACAGTGCGAATGAAACACTAGTGCtcaccctctcaacactaaGCTGCCAGTCAGTCTGTTATACTGAGATTGTCCTGcttatatctgttttatatttagttataagaagctgaaaaaaatgcatgttGCCTGTTAACACTGTGTCCTGATGACAGATGTGCGgatatttattttaaccttCTGACCCGGAGCCAACCCCTTGTATTGAAGATACATTGTGTGCTTTGTTAAATGGAACATCAGTCACATTTAGGTTCACCTACTGCCATTTTAATAGATGTAAGGAAAAAAAGCAGTAAGCTCCTGACTCTGTGTACGTTGTGTGTTTATTCATGGCACAGCACTATCCCACACTGAAGCTTCCATCATATACATGACTGAGGAAACAAATGAAGACAAATGCTTAGAATTGCATGCTTTTAGTTTTGATGTAAGGAATATCTTTGAAGTGAGGCCAAATTAGTGTTAGTGTTAGTACCCCtggtgaagaaaaagaaaagaaaagcaattttgtgtttaaaaataattcaacacTAAGGAacaaattttttaaaatcacaacTGACACAAGTAAGGCCACCTGGAGCATTTTCTAATAAACAtttatctccagtggtcattgggcaGGAGGTGGGTTACACCACAGAGACACCCAGGACAAACGACCATGCATGCATACACTCACTCCTAAAGACACTTTAGAGAAACTAGTGCATGCTTTTTGGACTGAAGTCAGAGAACCAGGAGAGAACCCTtaaactccttgcagaaagacccaaaAGGTGGCATTCGTATGCAGGACCTCCTTGATACAACATAGATACAACATTTCTCTTAACCtctttaaaatgtgtaaaacatgaaaacacgCAGTTCAATTGAAGCAGATTTGTGTTAATTTTCATAAGTCAAGAAACCGCTGTAAGAAAACAGCTTCTCGTCTAAATCTGCTCAATATCTACAATCAAAAGTGAAAAAGTGTCAAGAAACTTAATTGGCAATCTTTGACTTTGTGTTTCCCCTGGGGTATAAATCTGATGCACCAAGTAACtcttcaaaatgtgaaatataagAAAACATGCCATTCCATTGATGCAGATGTGGTAATATTCAAGAAATTAGATGTTAGAAATTTCAGTAAAATCTTAAAAGGCAACTGTTAGAGAACTGTAGCAAAAAGTGTCACCTTAGGGTCACAAAATcttaaacataatttattttaagactttaGTAAACATCTTAACCAGGGATGCCAATAATTGTGAAAAATGTATCTTATGGACAAAACCTGTACATGTAGCACCAGACCTCCACAGTTTCGGACTGCGACCATCTCACTGTCTCTTGCAAAATATTCACCCTCAGATTCCAGTCACGCTTATAAAAAGTAGATGGAAACAAATTGAAGTATGTGTAGACATTGTagttataattttattaaactttAGAAACTTTAAAACTGTTTCCACTTCCCTTAACTATTCCAGTTTTGAATTACTGTTAATTGTGAGACTATGTTTCTCAGTGAAATCTCCATTAGTCCAACCTAAGACATGATAATAATCCTGTTGTTTTTAGAGTTTTACATTTTGATACAAAAACTACAGAGAGCAGCAGGAAGAAAAGCAACAGTGAGGTCATTGACTCACTGAATAGAGATAATGTGTAAGTTATGGCACTGTATGTTTCTAGTGTAAAAATAgagaaaattgtatttttttttcgtCACCTTTTTTTCTCCCACAGATCTTGGTTTGAGTAAGCCATCCTAATGATTGTTTTTCAGATGTTGCAGGCAGAGGTAATTTAAAGGACTGTTAGctacaaatgacaaaaaagacGAGAGAGACAAATGGTTTTTTGACAGCAGCCCCTTCTctagtaaaaatgtttaaaatgctttacaataatcttttattgcagaagTAAAATCTCCCacaaaaaaatgaagcagttcTTATAAGCAGTACTTACATAATTTTTAGGGATGCACAACATATCTGTATTAACTTCGGGGGGTTAGCTATGTGATATTTGGTAGTTTTTTTCCAGTGCCAAAAGGGACTggaaatatatgtaaaatactTAATATTGGTTTTCTGCCATAACAGAAATATTAACATTGGATATCGATATCAGTCCAAATTTTCATGCCTGTGCATCCCTAATTATTTAAGCTCCTGTACCTTCCTGCTTACTACACGTGGTGGCAAGGTGCACCTGGGACTACATACAGCCTTGTTTGCCTCAGTCCCAGTTTTTTCAAACTCTGACTGGAGATATAGGCAAGATGCTATTTAAACACATATATTTGCCTTTTTGAAATGACAAGTTtccttgtctttcccattttaaagaaGGATATGGGCCTCTCTGGCTTCTACTTATACAGTAGGGAAACAGAAGGTCATGGATACCTAGGAAATTATCAACTTAAAGGAAAAAGTACATTCATTATTTCTTTTCATGCAATATaatccactgaataaatgtactcatgTTAAAAATAGGATTTGTAAGGTTTTTTTTCAGTCTGATATTATACTTctgcaataaaacaattttaaggCTCTTTACAAATAAAGGGTGTGGGGGGGCTTTATGTGCACTAGTTTCCCATCAAGATCATAATTTTACTGGATTTGCATACACGTCATGAAAGCTATCCCCTGCTGAGTGCTATTCTCAAAAGCCAGTGAGTATTGCACTAACTGCTTAAGTTTAGTATGAGTTGTAACACAAGCTCTTTACAGGCAGTTGtgtgtttttcctttattttcaccTGTGGAAATTCATTTCTGTAGAAGCAGGCGCTTTTTCATCTGTCAGATACTTGTCATGATGATTGTGAACTGGCACCATTTAGATTTGAATAGTGTTACAGTTCTGTGTATAGTGCaacatgtcaaaaaataaataatggatATCTCAATACCCTGTGTATTTTCCAGTTTTTCAGAGTTTTCTCTTCAGGAGGTGAAACCAAGTAAATGATGATCagttagataaataaataatgcttCCAGAGGTTTACATCAAAattcatacatccatccattttctatatccgtctcttccatagtgggttgcagggggagctggtgcccatctccagcagtctacaggtgagaggcggggtacaccctgggtagatcaccagtccattgcaggccAACAACCaggcacacacctaagggcaatttagaaagaccaattaacctaacagtcatatttttgtACTGTGGGCAGCGGTGCCGGACTCATTTTAGAGGCGAGGGGGCCGTGGGGGTGTTGCGTCGCACATACTCAATTATGTCACACTATAATGTTGGTGCGTActtaatattatattattaatattataggGTCTTGATATATTGGGGGCTTTAGCTCAGAACCGTCGTTCCTCCTGTTCTCTCTTTAAAAGTTGGCCTTTACAGTCTCTGTTTAAGTATTTTGGCCACTATGTTTAGTCCTCCTGCCTCCTGCTACCGcagtcaagtgagccgacagtcagaaatacgcggtcacgccagctgACGctagtgttgggaccacagccatggttacaacgtgaaaggccagtacagactttcctggaactttcaaaataaattgcattaacctacttccggcacaaccaggaaacggggtaactgcggacttcctgtgacgccactgtccaaataaaagcaccgctcttgctacatcctacctcttccacacggcctccagaAGTACCGGGTAGGGGggaacagcgcgctaatgtttctttgctggcaaacagacataaactcttcaaactggatccaaggctgttataagatcacgcgatcatatgcacaagttaagtactgatgaattacagTTGAAagaatctggtattcattcataaaagggaaattaaggtataagctttgctttattttctctctgtggcctgcagaagcaaagtGTGCtccagagttccctgcagagacacgGTCTCTACAAGccaagtctgaaggaaggacaacggccctgcatcaccgtggttacggtaatgtgcatttggttggcggacagaacgagcta comes from Girardinichthys multiradiatus isolate DD_20200921_A chromosome 20, DD_fGirMul_XY1, whole genome shotgun sequence and encodes:
- the fam219aa gene encoding protein FAM219A isoform X3 encodes the protein MMQLPLYIWMEEKQRDLARKASVKNGTVGSPVNQQPKKNARTRLVVPNKGYSSLDQSPDEKPLVALDTDSDDDFDMSRYSSSGYSSAEVRCLRDQQINQDLNIQLLKDGYRLDEIPDDEDLDLIPPKAVNPTCMCCQAAPSAACQIQ